TTGAGCACCCATGACTAACTTtgggcatttatttatttcatttgcctGCAGCTTAGGCATAGATTAACTCTTCACAGATACGACACgcagtttatatttttatttgtactttATAACAATTGTTATTCGGCGCATACTTTAAAGATTAGAACTTTTGGAGTTCTTAAAATATTCCTCTACGGCAGATACGATCGAGAAGGCTCCTGCTGCGGCggaaattatttcatttattttattttacaccATAAAAGTGAACTCATTAAGGTAGAGATTAGCAGCAAGGTTATTTACAGCCCCAAGTTCGTAGCTTATAAATAGTTGGTTCCTCTATTATTTATGGCACTATTTTATTGAGCAAAAACAATGGaatttttgaatgaaaatacTTTGAGCTTTACGTTGGGCACTTTTTATAGAATAATCTAAAGTACACTCTGCTCATTCATGGAAAGTTACTTGAGGAAATTCGAAGAGCTCTTTagattaaaataataataataacatttCTCTGAAAATAAAGAAGTCTCTGCTCATGCCTAGAAACTCTTAGCTCTTCagctcaaaataaatataagagAAAACTCTGCGGTTATTTCACGGAAGATTCCAGTGAAAAATTTTCTCAATTGCTATAGAGATTTTGAACATTTATAGACTGAATTTAGTTAGCATTTTCTCTGGAAATAATTCTATGAATCCCTTACGaaaacattttctcattcattAGAAGTTGTCACAGCAACTTCTTCAGTTAATTTTCTAGCTAAAGTTTTCTCTGTGAATACCTCCTTTCATAAGCTGTTTCTCGAAAGTTTTCCATATTTCCAATACTCCAATAAATCTTGCTGCACTTTTCCTTGGCACACCACAAATTCACACCCTCAAAAAATAgttcaaaatatttctgtattaattccaatttttcaaaaaactCCCTCAGGCAACCTTTCTACTtccaaattgcaaataaaacaaacacaaagcaccagcacagcagcaacaaaaatatacaatttatttggaCAGATTTTCGTTCATTTGTTCCATGCGCAGAGGAATTTCCCAGCTAGTCAGCTCCACACCGTGTCGTCTCGTCTTTAGGCAGcaactaaacaaaaatcgaagTGGAGCGTGGTCAAAAAACGGCAGGCGGACGACAGTTTGCTAtctcagtggcagtggcggcagaAGTTTAAAACAAATACCTCACCAGAAAGtgataaattcaataaaaaatccGCCGATCGTAAATAATCGGCAGGCAGAACAAATGCTTATCTTCGGGTGCAGCATGCCCCCACCTCGTTcgtatatttataataaaaagcTTGCGGCCCCAAAGCACCTCACGATAAGTGGCACTCAGATTACAGCTGTCGAAATAATTAATACCACTGAATTGAGTGTCCAAAGAGTATAAGAGAAAGCACTTGAgggagcagcaaaaacttAAAAGAGTCGCCCAAAGTTTACGCTAGAAAAACactaaaatatttctttatttttcagGCTGCACGCAGGCGCCTCCAGGCCCTAGCCTCTGGGGACACCATTCGCCTGCCCAAGCCGCTGTCCAGGCACATAGACACCTCGGATTTCAGTTATTTGAAATATGCTGCCACATACTTTGGCGGTGGCGCCACAGCGCAGCATGAGCGCAAACCGCTGAAGCAATCGCTGCTGAAGCATGAACTGCCGCTGGATGAAATGGCAGCAAAGGTAAACATTTTCCGCACAAAATTCGAGTTTAATTTTAACAAATTTCGTCCCTTTTTTCAGGCCATTTGGATAACAATTCTACGCTTCATGGGCGATCTGCCAGAGTTGGATCCTTCCTCGCCGCTGCCCCTCTCAGAGGAAGCCAGCATCATGTGTGACTTGACGCGACTCTTGAGCAACTTTGGCGCCTCCAAGCCGCGACTCTTTGTGCGGCAAACGCTGAAGCGGCCCTCGAAGCtgcaaggcagcagccagcgtgAGGCGGAGCTGTTCTATCAGCAGTGGCTCAATGCTCCCAGCAGTCATCTCGATAAGCTGCAGTTTATTGTAGGACATGGCATACTCAAGGATAATTTGAGGTAAGACAAAGCCAGTGGCAAAGGTAACCCAATGTAACGCTCCAATCTCCTTTCAGAGACGAAATCCTCGCACAAATCTGCAAGCAGCTTTACCTCAATCCCAGTCGCACTTCCTACGCTcgcggctggctgctgctcagcctCTGCCTGAGCTGCTTTCCACCCAGCACGGACTTTGAGCCGCATCTGCGCAGCTTCATGAAGCAGGGCACTGCGCAGCTGCAGGCTGCTCCTTCGCTGCAGCGTCTGGAGCGAACCCTCGTGAATGGTCCACGCAGTCAGCCTCCatcgctgctggagctgcaggccATCCGCTCACGACAGCCGCTGAAGCTGGACATACACCTGATGGATGGACAGACGCGCAGACTGCAGGTGGATGCCGCCAGCACGGCCCGAgaggcagtgcagcagctgtgccagGGCCTGGGACTCAGCGAcacctttggctttggcttgctGATGTCGCTGCATGGGAGACTCCTGCCACTGGGCGCTGGGCAGGAGCATGTCCTGGATGCCATTTCGTTGTGTGAACAGCGGCAGCTGGATGCTCCATGGAAGCTCTATCTGCGCaaggaaatgtttgccacGTGGCATGATCCAGCAGTGGATCCCAAGGCCACGCAGCTGATCTACAAACAAATCCTGAATGGCTTGAGATGTGGGGAATATCGCTGTCGCTCCGAGAAGGACATTGCCATGGTTTGCGCTTTGGCTTGCTTCATCGAGCACGGTCCCGGCGCCATTGGCCGCCTGCAGACCTCAGAGATCACAGCCTTTGTGCCGAGTGATTTGCTGGCTCCCGGGGAGCGCGCGGTGGACAATTGGAGTCGCCTCATTGCAGCCACTTATGAGCGGAGTTCGTACgtgcggcaggagcagcagcagccagagcaactGGCAGCCAATCAACAGCGCGCCAAGGAGGACATTTGTCTCTTCGCTCACTTGTCCTGGCCCATGCGGCACTCGCGACTGTTCGAGGTGCACCGCAAGGAGGGACCCAAGCTGCAGAGCGATGAGCTGATGCTGGCCATCAATGCCACGGGTCTGTTCCTCATCGATGAAACCGAACAGGTGCTGGCCTCCTGCAGCTTTGCGGAGCTGCTGAAGGTCCAGGCCGAGCCCAATGAGGAGCTGCACCTGCGCACCGTGCAGCAAGTGAACTTTGTGCTGCAGTGCAGCGCCTCCGAGGATGCCAGCGAACTCATCAATTACATGCTGGATAATCTGCGACAGCGTTCGAGCTACGGTGTGGCCTTGGATGActcccagcagctggaggatgaaGATTTCCTCAAGCTCTCCCCAGGCGATCTCGTACAGTTCGATGCGGGAGTCACGGGCGCTCATCTCTTATCCGGCAGCGCACAGCAATGCTATCGCGGCTGTGTCAAAGGCCAATGGGGTCAatttgctgctggcaatgTGCGTGTCTTGGCGACACTCACCAAACCCAGCGACAAGCTGCAGGAGATCTATCGCGAGGGCAGGTTTGAGGAGGAGCCACCGAAGGTCATTCcacgaaaaacaattttaaggCGCCGACAGCACAACATTTCTCAGCTGGCTGAGATGCAGTTTAGGGACCGCTTAGAGTGAGTTTGGAGTGGAGGATAAAgtgttgaaatttatgcatattttttcaCTGTTTTACAGCACTGAAACGACGCCACTCTCGCAGCATTCAGCGGAGCCACTCAAGGCGCCGCTGCTCAAGGCTCTGTCCAACAAGCCGCAGCTGTTCCAACAAGCTTTGGTCATCTATCATCACATACTAAAGGTAGTACGAGCTCCTCTAACTAATTTTCCCTTACTCAAACTTCTTTGTGTTCCTTCAGTACATGGGCGACATTGCCCGCAGCAATTTGCCCGTCAACACGGACTTGATCTTCCAGCCTGCGCTGCTGCATCCTTTGCTCTGCGATGAACTCTACTGCCAGCTGATGAAGCAGCTCAGCGATAATCCCTCTGCAGAGGGTGAAAAACGTGGCTGGGATTTGCTCTATCTGGCCACGGGGCTGATGGCTCCCAGTGTCTTGATCATGAGGGAGCTGCTCATCCTCCTGCGCATGCGCGCGGACTCCTTGGCCGATGCCTGCCTCAAGCGGTTGAAACGCTCCGtgcagcaggggcagcgcAAGCAGGCGCCACATTTGATTGAAGTGGAGGGCATACAGCAGCGTTGCATGCACATTTATCACAAGATTTACTTCCCCGATGACACCGTGGAGGCCTTTGAGATTGAGTCGCACACGCGCGGCGCGGAGCTCATAGCGGAAATTTCCCAGCGACTCCAGCTGAAGTCTCCCTTGGGCTACAGCATTTTCCTCAAGATGGGCGACAAAGTGTACGCCATGCCCGAGGATGATTTTGTGTTCGATTTCATCAGTCAACTCCTCTACTGGTTGCGGCAACAGAAGACCATAAGATCCAGCTGCGATGGCCACTATCAGCTCCACTTTATGCGCAAACTCTGGCTGAACAATCAGCCAGGGGAGGACCTCCAGGGGGACCTTATCTTCAGCTATCCACAGGAGCTGCACAAATATCTCAAGGGCTATTATCCCATAGACTGCGAGCAGGCCTCACACCTAGCGGGACTCGTGTACAGTGCGGATCAGGAGGTTAGTTTGCAGCGACTGGCGGAGGTGCTGCCCAGACTGGTGCCGGAGGATTTGattccgctgctgccgctctcgGACTGGAGACAGCGGATTCTGCCGCGACTGCaccacgagcagcagctgaccgAGGACCAAGCGAAGTTCCTCTTTCTGCAATCGCTCGCCGAGCAGCCCTGCTTCGGCTCCACTTTCTTTGTGGTCAAGCAGCAGAATGATGACAGCCTGCCCGAGTGCCTGCTGGTTGCCATCAATGCCGCGGGCTTCCATTTGCTGGATGCCCAAACCAAGCAACTGCTACGCAGCTTTGAGTACTCCCAGCTGGGCATGTGGAGCTCGGGCAAGAATCACTTTCACATACGTTTTGGCAACATGATTGGCGCCTCAAAGCTGCTGTGCTGCACCACACAAGGCTACAAAATGGACGATCTGTTGGCTTCCTACGTGAGGTACTTTAATGAGCAAAAATAAAGTTCTTTCGACTACAAGTAACCCAGCTCCTGGGTCTTGTCAATCAGCGCCAACATGCCGGCCATGAGCTCCTGGCAATTGGGCAAAATCTGCACGGGGGGCAGGATGAAGCCATAGCGTCCTTGATCGCGGTACTCGATGGTGAAGGCAACCTTTTTGTTGAGCTCATTGAAGACCCAGTCCACGGAGGTGCCTGTGGCTACATCTGCAAGGGGAAGAGGCATTCATTAAGACATTTTTGTGGGTTAATTTTAGATCTTAAACCTACAAAGCACATCCGCTGTGGAGCCATAACGATAGGCAGTGCCATAGGGCAGCGACTCTACGGCTGTGGCAAAGGCCTCGCCAATCTCCAGCAGATCATCGTAGTTATCCGGAAACTCCTCCTTCGTGTGGCCATAAGGTGACAGCAAATACTGTCCGTAGGAGTGGAAGGATATGTACACACTGAATTCATTCTCAATCGTCTTGAGATACTCCGTCAAAGCCTTGGCCTCTGGCTCCGAGCCGGGCACATCCCCCGCAAAGGTCTCGCTGCAAGGATTCGATGAGGCGCCATTGTTCTCCAGCCAATGAGAGTCAAAGTTGCGATTGGCATCTACGCCAATGCATTcgtttgtggcatgtggctgGCGTGTCTTGCGCCACATGCGATTCTGCAAGGAAAGAAAAGTGTTGTAAAGTGCCAGAAAGTACTCCGAGTTGACTGTACCTTCGCGTGTGAGTACTCAAAACCATCCACATTGAAAACGGGCACAATGTGCCAGTCGTAGCTGTCTGCTAGATTCCTCACTGCCGGCTCCTGGGAGGTCAAGAGTTCATTGATGAACCACGTGGCACTCGCTGAGGTAATCCATTCCCTGGCGTGTATATTCGACTCGATAAAGATGCCAGGGTTGCCCGCCTTGTGGGAGATCTTTATGCCACGAATGGTGCGTCCCTCGTAGGACTGACCCACGATGAACTCCTCAGTGACTGTGGGATAGGCAGCCAGCACGCTGTCCAGCCAGGCTTCAATTTCCGCCAGTTCGTAGTACTTAGTCCAGCCAAAAGGTGCGCTGTCGGCAGCGGGCGTGACTTGCTCGGCATCGATAAGGCTAACAgggggaaatatttatgggcaCACTCATAGTTAATGGCTGATTGCAGATGCTTATCGCTGGATCGGTTTGTGCCACTTACTCTTGAACATTCTCAATTATTTGCTCGCTGCTGATGGCGTGAAGACTCAAAAGTGACTGAAAGTGTTGAAGTTCTGCAGGAGCAACCATAATGTGCACTTCCTGAGATTGTTCATCGTAATCCTTCCAGATATTGTACTGCAAAAGGCAGGGTAAAAGTCTCCACTCAGTTAGGATTTCAAATGCCTAAGAAAAAATCCGCTCCTACCTTGCTGGACAGCTGCGACAACTGCTCTATGAcagcctgctgcagcttgttcTTAACACTCAATCTGTACACTCCATAGCCATCGTAACGCTCTTTAGGACTGTCCTTGAGCGTAGCCGCGCTAGCCAAGACCAACAGCAGCGCCAAGGCGCCAACACACAACCAGAGCAGACGCATGGCGAACATTGAATGACTTTGCCAGCAAGCAAACAGACCCaaagaaaaccccaaaacccaacccaaatcATAAACCCAGTCGTAATCGCAACTTAATGCTTTTATTACTGGATTACACATCAATATTTGATTGCCAGATAACCCAAATCTTTGCACTTGTCCAACAGCGCGGCAATGCCAAAGAGCGCCTCCTCGGCATTGGGCACAATGTGCACCGGGGGCAGAATGAAGCCATAATGTCCTGTGTCCCGGAACTCAATGGTGTAGGAGATTTGAATGTCTTGCTCGTTGTAGGCCCAATCATTGGTGGCACCCGAAGCGGTATCTAAAAGGGAAAACTCAACCATTAAAGACACTCCTCCAAGGACGTTCCTGCCCCCTCTTTACTCACACAATACACCCGCCGCTGTGCCATATCTGTACTCCGTGCCATAGGGCAACGCCTCCACGGCATCCGCATAGGCCTTGGCCACCTCCATCAAATCATCGAAATTCGGCGGCAGTTCCTCCTCGGTATGGCCATagggcgacagcagcagctgactgTAGGAGTGAAAGGCCAGCATGACATTCACTTTGTCCTTGATGCCAGCTACAAACTCGGACATGGCTTTGATCTCTGGCTCGGACAAGGGATGCGGGCCGCCATAGTTCTCCGCACAGGGATTCGAGGAGGCGCCATTGTTCTCCATCCAATGGGAGTCGTAATTGCGATTGGGATCAGCGCCAATGCAGCTGGAAGTGGCCGAAGGTTGACGCGTCTTGCGCCACATGCGATCCTGGGGGAAGTAACAAAAATTCAAGTTAAGGAAGTTCTGGAAGGGATTTGCTGCTCCTACCTTCTCGTGTGTGTAGACAAAACCATCCACATTCAGCACCGGCACAATGTACCAGTCATGGCTCTCGGCTAGAGTGCGCACCAGCGGATCATCGGAGGTCAGAAATTGATTAATCAaccaagtggcagtggccgagGTAATCCACTCCCTGGCGTGTATATTCGACTCTATAAAAACGCCCGGATTGCCCGATTTGTAGGAGATTTTGATGCCCCTTATGGTCCTGCCCTCGTAGGATTGACCCACGACAAAGCCCTCGGTTATGACAGGGTAACGTGCGAGAACGTCGTCCAGCCAGGCCTCAATTTCGGCCAAGGAATTGTACCGCTTCCAGCCAAATTCATCGCTCGAGGCTCGTGAGTTTTCAGTCGTTTCAGTGTCGATTAGACTAAGGAAAAGTTAGCGGAGTGTTATAAAAATTCCACATTGATTAAGGTTTTACTTACTCCTGCACATTGGCTATAAAAATCTCTGCGCTGGCATTGACCCTCAGCACTTCCGCTTGAAACTCCGACAAGCTCTGGGGACTGATCAGCAGTTGCAGCTCATCCTTGGCCTCATGCCAGAGCCTTACGTTCTCGCGATCCTCTGCCAGTTGCTGTAGCAAGTTCCTTTGTGCCAGACTCTCGTATTTGACTTTGTACACCGCATAGTTGTCATAGCGTATACGACTGTCTGTCTCAACTATAGCAGCACCCAGCGCCACGTgtagcagtgccagtgcccacaGCCAAGTGAAGGTGTTGCTCATGTTCGATGTTTGGCCTAAAGTCAGCGACTAATTGGATTCCGACAGTCAGTGGCTGGTTTTTACCCAGAGTCTCAATGGGAGGTTGTAAAGATAGCAAACGAAACTCAAGAGGCAATACTGGGCAATAATTTAGTGGTATTTCTTTTTCAGTAATTATACAGATAATCGTTAGATATAGAACAAGTCGATGTGGCTTATCGATCGCAGGCAGCAGAGCCGCCGAAAGATACTCAAAGTTGGTGGCAGAATGTCTGGCGCTGGGAGCAACTGTTCGTGAACAGACTCTGTACCGGAACTCTATAGGAAAATCCTCCATCAGATGGCAGCTAGTaaacaattattaaaaaaacgTAAAACCATATACATTGCTTGTGCATGACACAGCAAATGTATGCACGAGACCGATCCCGATGCTTGGATACAGCTCTTGGGCCAGGATTTCGGTACCAAATATGCCTCGTGCTGCCCCAGATGCAGACTTTTTTATTATATTCGATAGTTCGAGAGTATTTTTATGTGTGCTCTATGAACCAACTCAATGGTCGGCCGAGTAGGCAGCGTCTCCACCGTCAGTTTCCAAAAATGGTCCCAGAGCGATTGCTAAACTCTCAGCCACACAAGTagcaaaatttttaatttattttatattttatcaaCGCTTTTCCACCGATACTCTCACGCCTTGACGATAGTTTTGTGCTGCGCAGCCCTGACCGTACATTTGATAGTGTACCCGAACCCGGAATCCATATGCTGAAACACTTTCTTTCCAGCTAAACGATCCGAAGCACCTTTTTAATCAaggaacaaaagcaacagcttTGCCATCTGCTGAGGGGAATACGAATAATCGCATAAAGCATTCCCATTGAGTCCCACTTGTTGCCAGTTCACACAGAATGTTGCTCTTGATTGCATTGCTGATTTTTGATGTTGCCCAAGCCACGGCCTTCCCAGTGCCCGTTCCTGTGGCAGAGCAAACCACCAAATCGGCAATTGTTTcctataaaaattataaagttTTTCGGGTGGGAGTCAACACCAAAAGTCACTTTCAAGTGATTGAATTTCTGCTATCCGATCCCGAGATGGTGAGTTAATCACTTTaactattttatttatttatttattttgcatttaatcatatattttcattcaagTATAATTTATGGCGCATGGGCAAGAACGAGGTGGACATAATGGTGCATCCCAGAGTGTTGGAAGAATTTCACAAGACAGTCACAAAGGAAACATTTGATGTGCAGTTGCTGGTGGACGATGTGCAGAAGTAAGtttaaccaaataaataatacaaagaAATTGAATGAGCGAGCGCTGTGGGGAAGACCAATACCTTATtcaagcgctagaaagggatagagaTAGATTCCCAAAAGCATACATAAATTCACTTTAAGCCGTTATGTGGCTCGTTGTGATGTTACGCCCGTTGACAAAGGGGGGGGAGCTCACGGGCTTTCGATTCTCTCTCCGCTTATGCTTCGTCTCTCTCCAACAACCGTCTGCCATGTTGAATGCATTGACGAGACGACGAGCGCAGGCAGAAGTTTCGATTCTGGCGTCTCAGCCCCGTTACACAGTGGGCAATTTCTGGTTGCTAAATTAACAAGTGAACTTTGAGTGCTCATATtacccaaacaaaaattatattcaaaattcaatttttaaagcTCTGAAAAGTTCTCTATTAGCTGCGTACATTCCTAATATCCAAAGCGCTCATGCAACTTTCCAACCTTGTGcgacttttttttggctgagTTCCCACTGTGCCGCGCCAGAGATATCAGCGCTGGTCGATGCATTGACGAAGTCGAgtggcatttcatttcagaGGCGAAGGATAGCATAAAAGAGAAATGAAGTGCTAGCACAGCGCGCGCCCGTACCTGTGCAGCGTTAAACGTTAAAGCTTTTGCTTCTcttgcaatttcatttgtattGTTCTGTCTTTGCTTTAACGATAATCTTATTAATTCCATTATAATTATGACTCTTTCCCCACAGACTCATAGATGCCGCGCGTGCAAAGCGATCTCCTGCAATTGGTtgagtaaataaaacaatcagaatacattttcatagactttatttatttctttttatttattttgcatttatttgttagTATTTAT
The sequence above is a segment of the Drosophila subobscura isolate 14011-0131.10 chromosome U, UCBerk_Dsub_1.0, whole genome shotgun sequence genome. Coding sequences within it:
- the LOC117902053 gene encoding zinc carboxypeptidase, coding for MSNTFTWLWALALLHVALGAAIVETDSRIRYDNYAVYKVKYESLAQRNLLQQLAEDRENVRLWHEAKDELQLLISPQSLSEFQAEVLRVNASAEIFIANVQDLIDTETTENSRASSDEFGWKRYNSLAEIEAWLDDVLARYPVITEGFVVGQSYEGRTIRGIKISYKSGNPGVFIESNIHAREWITSATATWLINQFLTSDDPLVRTLAESHDWYIVPVLNVDGFVYTHEKDRMWRKTRQPSATSSCIGADPNRNYDSHWMENNGASSNPCAENYGGPHPLSEPEIKAMSEFVAGIKDKVNVMLAFHSYSQLLLSPYGHTEEELPPNFDDLMEVAKAYADAVEALPYGTEYRYGTAAGVLYTASGATNDWAYNEQDIQISYTIEFRDTGHYGFILPPVHIVPNAEEALFGIAALLDKCKDLGYLAIKY
- the LOC117902055 gene encoding uncharacterized protein LOC117902055 — its product is MLLLIALLIFDVAQATAFPVPVPVAEQTTKSAIVSYKNYKVFRVGVNTKSHFQVIEFLLSDPEMYNLWRMGKNEVDIMVHPRVLEEFHKTVTKETFDVQLLVDDVQKLIDAARAKRSPAIG
- the LOC117902054 gene encoding zinc carboxypeptidase; this encodes MRLLWLCVGALALLLVLASAATLKDSPKERYDGYGVYRLSVKNKLQQAVIEQLSQLSSKYNIWKDYDEQSQEVHIMVAPAELQHFQSLLSLHAISSEQIIENVQDLIDAEQVTPAADSAPFGWTKYYELAEIEAWLDSVLAAYPTVTEEFIVGQSYEGRTIRGIKISHKAGNPGIFIESNIHAREWITSASATWFINELLTSQEPAVRNLADSYDWHIVPVFNVDGFEYSHAKNRMWRKTRQPHATNECIGVDANRNFDSHWLENNGASSNPCSETFAGDVPGSEPEAKALTEYLKTIENEFSVYISFHSYGQYLLSPYGHTKEEFPDNYDDLLEIGEAFATAVESLPYGTAYRYGSTADVLYVATGTSVDWVFNELNKKVAFTIEYRDQGRYGFILPPVQILPNCQELMAGMLALIDKTQELGYL
- the LOC117902049 gene encoding myosin-VIIa, translating into MCEFVREHGEYVWVKPQNATSEFAVPFGARIVRTEKTQTLVCDDRKKQLWVPAGDVLKAMHITSQEDVEDMITLGDLQEYTILRNLENRYAKQLIYTYTGSMLVAINPYQILPIYTNREIQLYRNKALSELPPHIFAVSDNAFQRLQRHKENQCVVISGESGAGKTESTKLILQYLAAISGKHSWIEQQIIEANPIMEAFGNAKTVRNDNSSRFGKYIEIRFTPEGAIQGARIQQYLLEKSRIVFQSKEERNYHIFYCMLAGLTPPERQRLMLQEQSPSQYHYLSQGGCFTLPGRGDAKDFADIRAAMKVLSFKPEEMWSILCLLAAILHLGNLRFKATEVANQEAAEVDDDDNLKRVAKLLGIPVAPLNLALTQRTIFVHGEHVTTSLSKESALEGRDAFVKSLYDGIFVRIVRRINETINKQPDRPMNSIGVLDIFGFENFDNNSFEQLCINYANENLQQFFVGHIFKMEQDEYQNEHINWQHIEFQDNQQILDLIGMKPMNLMSLIDEESKFPKGTDNTLLEKLHVQHGNRSIYVKGKTTQTSLFGIRHYAGVVMYNPLGFLEKNRDSFSGDLRSLVQRSANKYLVDIFPQEMPMDTAKKQPTLCVKFRNSLDMLMRTLSQAHPYFIRCIKPNEYKEPKNFDKELCVRQLRYSGMMETARIRRAGYPIRTAYRAFVERYRLLVPPTGPLEKCDCRQLAQQICLATLPADSDRQFGKTKIFLRDEDDASLEQQRSQLMLKSIVTIQRGIRRVLFRRYMQRYRQAIVTVQRHWRGRLQRRKYQIMRQGFHRLGACIAAQQLTTKFTMVRCRTIKLQALSRGYLARKEFQGKLAARREQKKEEQQKLVRLKEEQELQRVKQQAQKQLQVQEAQRLKAEEEQLQAKEQQRLKEEQEQRLKAETAARNALAMAALQQPKRTKSLKQEAPKAPTLQARMSLPPPPTTLTVAAPLPTRLASQTTAKTNGIVPILESPQGYNDVESSKQMVDDVFGFLNDEPDAARRRLQALASGDTIRLPKPLSRHIDTSDFSYLKYAATYFGGGATAQHERKPLKQSLLKHELPLDEMAAKAIWITILRFMGDLPELDPSSPLPLSEEASIMCDLTRLLSNFGASKPRLFVRQTLKRPSKLQGSSQREAELFYQQWLNAPSSHLDKLQFIVGHGILKDNLRDEILAQICKQLYLNPSRTSYARGWLLLSLCLSCFPPSTDFEPHLRSFMKQGTAQLQAAPSLQRLERTLVNGPRSQPPSLLELQAIRSRQPLKLDIHLMDGQTRRLQVDAASTAREAVQQLCQGLGLSDTFGFGLLMSLHGRLLPLGAGQEHVLDAISLCEQRQLDAPWKLYLRKEMFATWHDPAVDPKATQLIYKQILNGLRCGEYRCRSEKDIAMVCALACFIEHGPGAIGRLQTSEITAFVPSDLLAPGERAVDNWSRLIAATYERSSYVRQEQQQPEQLAANQQRAKEDICLFAHLSWPMRHSRLFEVHRKEGPKLQSDELMLAINATGLFLIDETEQVLASCSFAELLKVQAEPNEELHLRTVQQVNFVLQCSASEDASELINYMLDNLRQRSSYGVALDDSQQLEDEDFLKLSPGDLVQFDAGVTGAHLLSGSAQQCYRGCVKGQWGQFAAGNVRVLATLTKPSDKLQEIYREGRFEEEPPKVIPRKTILRRRQHNISQLAEMQFRDRLDTETTPLSQHSAEPLKAPLLKALSNKPQLFQQALVIYHHILKYMGDIARSNLPVNTDLIFQPALLHPLLCDELYCQLMKQLSDNPSAEGEKRGWDLLYLATGLMAPSVLIMRELLILLRMRADSLADACLKRLKRSVQQGQRKQAPHLIEVEGIQQRCMHIYHKIYFPDDTVEAFEIESHTRGAELIAEISQRLQLKSPLGYSIFLKMGDKVYAMPEDDFVFDFISQLLYWLRQQKTIRSSCDGHYQLHFMRKLWLNNQPGEDLQGDLIFSYPQELHKYLKGYYPIDCEQASHLAGLVYSADQEVSLQRLAEVLPRLVPEDLIPLLPLSDWRQRILPRLHHEQQLTEDQAKFLFLQSLAEQPCFGSTFFVVKQQNDDSLPECLLVAINAAGFHLLDAQTKQLLRSFEYSQLGMWSSGKNHFHIRFGNMIGASKLLCCTTQGYKMDDLLASYVRYFNEQK